A single region of the Thermoleophilum album genome encodes:
- a CDS encoding PQQ-dependent sugar dehydrogenase yields the protein MPVLALAALLVVAGIPWSACASAPKPGGPAVIAAQTLRLVAVGRFAAPTYVTAPPGDYARVFVTERAGTVRIVKRGRKLPRAFLDIRNRVSTEGEGGLLSLAFAPDYRRSRRFYVYYTDRRGYITIDQFQSDPRDPDRALAGSRRPVIVQPHFRANHKGGQILFGPDGYLWTAFGDGGGGGDPDDNAQNLGTLLGKLLRIKPRSQGGYTVPRSNPFVGRTGRDEIYAYGLRNPYRFSFDRLRGHLLIPDVGQDAAEELNILRSPGGRRPPRGGVNFGWPVFEGLLRYRTKESLRGPGRYVRPVVQELHSRLPVCSIIGGYVIRDPALGRFRGRYVYGDLCDSRIRLAALPRGRRPSVRYTGLRVPSLVSFGEDARGRIYVVSLEGGVWRLAAGR from the coding sequence GTGCCGGTGCTCGCGCTCGCCGCGCTGCTAGTCGTCGCGGGGATCCCCTGGTCGGCGTGTGCTTCGGCTCCGAAACCCGGCGGGCCGGCAGTCATCGCCGCCCAAACGTTGCGTCTGGTGGCGGTCGGGCGGTTCGCCGCGCCGACCTACGTCACCGCTCCGCCAGGAGACTACGCGCGCGTGTTCGTCACCGAGCGCGCCGGCACCGTGCGGATCGTCAAGCGCGGGCGCAAGCTCCCGCGCGCGTTCCTCGACATCCGCAACCGCGTCTCGACCGAGGGCGAGGGCGGGCTCCTCTCGCTCGCCTTCGCCCCCGACTACCGCCGCTCGCGGCGCTTCTACGTCTACTACACGGATCGTCGCGGCTACATCACGATCGACCAGTTCCAGAGCGATCCCCGCGACCCCGACCGGGCGCTTGCAGGCTCGCGCCGCCCGGTGATCGTCCAGCCGCACTTTCGTGCCAACCACAAGGGTGGGCAGATCCTGTTCGGCCCCGACGGTTACTTGTGGACTGCGTTCGGCGACGGCGGCGGTGGCGGCGACCCCGACGACAACGCCCAGAACCTCGGCACGCTCCTCGGCAAGTTGCTGCGCATAAAGCCGCGGTCACAGGGCGGGTACACGGTGCCGCGCAGCAACCCGTTCGTGGGCCGCACGGGTCGCGACGAGATCTATGCCTACGGATTGCGCAACCCGTACCGCTTCTCGTTCGACCGTTTGCGCGGTCACTTGCTGATCCCGGACGTCGGACAGGACGCTGCCGAGGAGCTGAACATCCTGCGCTCGCCCGGGGGCCGGCGTCCGCCGCGCGGCGGCGTCAACTTCGGTTGGCCGGTCTTCGAGGGGTTGTTGCGCTACCGCACGAAAGAGAGCTTGCGCGGTCCCGGCCGCTACGTCCGACCGGTAGTGCAAGAGCTCCACTCGCGGCTGCCGGTGTGCTCGATAATCGGCGGGTACGTGATTCGTGATCCTGCCCTCGGGCGCTTCCGGGGTCGCTACGTCTACGGCGATCTGTGCGACTCGCGAATCCGGCTCGCCGCGCTTCCCCGCGGACGCCGGCCGAGCGTGCGCTACACGGGTCTGCGGGTGCCGAGCCTCGTCTCGTTCGGCGAGGACGCGCGCGGTCGAATCTATGTCGTCTCGCTCGAAGGCGGCGTGTGGCGGCTCGCGGCTGGTCGCTAG
- a CDS encoding sigma-70 family RNA polymerase sigma factor, with product MSTPSPWAGGREEAHLVARVRAGDDRAFEELYRRYAPQILGFLRRLTGDEARAEDLLQETFISALRRIRASDQELALKSWLFEIARNAAIDAWRRANRAGEVPLERLSESEREPAGEPEAAVVARQRLELLRGAFDELPDQQARALVLRELEGCSYEEIAERLALSRSAVESTIFRARRRLEREYERLADGTRCRTTREAVLRVAAGRPRRSDEQLLARHCRRCATCRRYARAQGVEPLRTLRDRIAAALSPIPLAIERLLGRLAGGGVPALPDFPALGAKSVAAAAAALAALGSAVSFDGDRAPIASGPAVVAPAASGGAERSAESGGRGAVSGAARRSRDDATRMERDRGDERRAGRGDDRAARSERLRQSGAASGAADRPAPWPGATQRRRGGPVSVELPATRGVTETTRGTVGGTLGGVVGGAGGTVGGTVSQTGETLGGVTGSVGGALGGTVRGVGGVLGDATGNERLGEGVGRLGDVVEGVVQGVGGAVGSVTGGLGGAVEGASGAVGGLLGGSR from the coding sequence GTGAGCACGCCGTCGCCGTGGGCCGGCGGTCGGGAGGAGGCGCACCTCGTTGCGCGTGTACGCGCCGGCGATGATCGTGCATTCGAGGAGCTCTACCGCCGCTATGCGCCGCAGATCCTCGGTTTTCTGCGCCGACTCACGGGCGACGAGGCCCGCGCCGAGGATCTCTTGCAAGAGACTTTCATCTCGGCCTTGCGCCGGATCCGGGCCAGCGACCAGGAGCTGGCGCTCAAGTCGTGGTTGTTCGAGATCGCTCGTAACGCCGCGATCGACGCTTGGCGGCGCGCCAACCGCGCTGGCGAGGTGCCGCTAGAGCGTCTTAGCGAAAGCGAACGCGAGCCGGCCGGCGAACCGGAGGCGGCTGTGGTCGCCCGGCAACGGCTCGAGCTGTTGCGGGGGGCGTTCGACGAGCTACCCGACCAACAGGCACGAGCGCTGGTGCTGCGCGAGCTCGAAGGCTGCAGCTACGAGGAGATCGCCGAACGCCTGGCGCTGTCGCGCTCGGCAGTCGAGAGCACGATCTTCCGCGCGCGCCGGCGCCTCGAACGCGAGTACGAGCGTCTCGCCGACGGCACGCGCTGCAGGACCACGCGCGAGGCGGTACTGCGCGTGGCGGCGGGGCGTCCCCGGCGCAGCGACGAGCAGCTGCTCGCCCGCCACTGTCGGCGCTGTGCCACGTGCCGACGCTATGCGCGGGCCCAGGGTGTCGAGCCGCTGCGCACGCTTCGCGACCGCATCGCCGCTGCGCTGTCGCCGATCCCGCTCGCGATCGAGCGGCTGCTCGGCCGGCTAGCGGGCGGGGGTGTGCCGGCCCTTCCGGACTTTCCGGCGCTGGGCGCGAAGAGCGTTGCGGCGGCAGCAGCCGCGCTCGCTGCGCTCGGGTCGGCGGTGAGTTTCGACGGCGATCGGGCTCCCATAGCTAGCGGCCCGGCCGTCGTCGCACCGGCTGCGAGCGGCGGCGCCGAGCGCTCTGCGGAGAGCGGCGGCCGGGGTGCCGTCAGCGGCGCCGCGCGGCGCTCGCGTGACGACGCGACGAGGATGGAGCGCGACCGTGGCGACGAGCGCCGCGCTGGCCGGGGCGACGACCGGGCGGCACGCTCCGAACGCCTGCGCCAGAGCGGCGCCGCGAGCGGCGCAGCCGACCGCCCGGCACCGTGGCCCGGCGCTACTCAGCGGCGCAGAGGCGGACCGGTAAGCGTCGAGTTGCCGGCCACCCGGGGCGTCACCGAAACCACGCGCGGCACGGTCGGCGGCACGCTCGGCGGGGTCGTCGGCGGCGCCGGCGGCACGGTCGGCGGCACCGTCTCGCAAACGGGCGAGACGCTCGGCGGCGTGACAGGTTCGGTCGGCGGTGCGCTCGGCGGAACCGTGCGCGGTGTCGGTGGCGTTCTCGGCGATGCCACCGGTAACGAGCGCCTCGGCGAAGGCGTCGGCCGGTTGGGGGACGTCGTCGAGGGTGTCGTGCAGGGTGTCGGCGGTGCGGTTGGGAGCGTGACCGGCGGCCTCGGCGGTGCGGTCGAGGGTGCGAGCGGAGCGGTCGGCGGGCTGCTCGGCGGCTCGCGCTGA